In Oreochromis niloticus isolate F11D_XX linkage group LG5, O_niloticus_UMD_NMBU, whole genome shotgun sequence, a single window of DNA contains:
- the cbfa2t2 gene encoding protein CBFA2T2 isoform X1 — protein MVGMPSALTYSREKKSPAMPGSPVDAKTHSRSAPSSSASSTMPPLPSVNPSGPRPASFSTTALTNGNHHSPPTLNAVPSPPQRYSNGPSSSSSSSLANQQLPATCGARQLSKLKRFLTTLQQFGNDISPEIGDSVRSLVLALVNSTVTIEEFHSRLQEATNFPLRPFVIPFLKANLPLLQRELLHCARAAKQTPAQYLSQHEHLLLSTTLASSPDSSELLMEPPEPGTKRHSPSRAKENGFHERPPVAMEPAAKRICTISPAPRHSPAHPLPLTAQLHPTPPPLQHYALDDIAAPHILHREHSQRVLEIRELKDRPRLPGTNGGYREEPVDHRLTDREWADEWRHLDHVLNCIVDMVEKTRRSVSVLRRCQESDREELNYWRRRSSEQEDPRKGGPASAPFSKTHSPHSSESDSQRDFAPRPGSAYVTDEIWRKAEEAVNEVKRQAMEEVQKAVAEAEQKAFEMIAAERAKMEKTLAEAKRKAQEDAIMVINEQEDSSECCWNCGRKASETCSGCNAARYCGSFCQHKDWERHHLICSPGLQAQPKPVSASRVAAVATAASAATVVSPVGLAGVKVPDSVPSVCSPGGEKASVASRSSTPSTPASAPETNGH, from the exons ACAGTAGAGAGAAGAAGAGCCCTGCCATGCCCGGTTCTCCTGTGGATGCTAAGACTCATTCCAGATCAGCCCCCAGCAGCAGCGCCAGCTCCACTATGCCACCCCTACCTTCTGTCAACCCCAGTGGCCCACGACCGGCCTCTTTTTCCACcacagcat TGACCAATGGGAATCATCATTCCCCACCAACACTGAATGCAGTGCCATCTCCACCACAGCGTTACAGCAATGGAccgtcctcttcctcttcctcatcgCTGGCTAACCAGCAGCTGCCGGCCACCTGTGGGGCACGCCAGCTGAGCAAGCTGAAACGTTTCTTGACCACACTGCAGCAGTTTGGCAACGACATTTCTCCTGAGATTGGAGACAGCGTCCGAAGCCTAGTTCTGGCCCTTGTG AATTCAACAGTTACCATTGAGGAGTTTCACTCACGACTTCAGGAGGCCACCAACTTCCCCTTACGACCCTTTGTTATTCCTTTTCTCAAG GCAAACCTCCCTTTGCTGCAGAGGGAGTTGCTCCACTGTGCACGGGCAGCCAAGCAGACCCCAGCTCAGTACTTGTCCCAGCATGAGCACCTCCTGCTAAGCACCACTCTGGCATCTTCTCCAGACTCCTCTGAGCTGCTGATGGAGCCTCCGGAGCCTGGAACCAAGAGACACAGCCCAAGCAG GGCTAAAGAGAACGGTTTCCATGAACGCCCACCTGTAGCTATGGAGCCTGCCGCAAAGCGGATTTGCACCATTAGCCCAGCTCCCCGACACAGCCCTGCTCACCCATTGCCACTGACTGCCCAGCTTCACCCAACCCCTCCACCCTTGCAGCATTACGCCCTGGATGACATCGCAGCACCTCACATCCTGCACCGTGAGCACAGCCAACGTGTTTTGGAGATCCGCGAACTCAAAGACAGGCCACGACTTCCTG GCACTAATGGGGGCTACCGTGAGGAGCCAGTGGACcacagactgacagacagagagTGGGCTGATGAATGGAGGCATCTGGACCAT GTGTTGAACTGTATTGTGGACATGGTAGAAAAGACACGGCGGTCAGTGAGCGTTCTCAGACGATGCCAGGAGTCAGATCGTGAAGAGCTTAACTACTGGAGACGACGTTCGAGCGAGCAGGAAGACCCGCGCAAAGGCGGACCGGCATCCGCTCCATTCTCCAAGACGCACAGCCCTCACTCTTCAGAGTCGG ACTCTCAGCGTGATTTTGCTCCACGGCCAGGCTCAGCATATGTTACAGATGAAATCTGGAGAAAAGCTG AAGAGGCGGTGAATGAAGTTAAGCGTCAGGCCATGGAAGAGGTTCAGAAAGCTGTAGCAGAGGCTGAGCAGAAAGCATTTGAGATGATTGCTGCTGAGAGGGCCAAGATGGAAAAGACTCTGGCTGAGGCCAAGCGGAAGGCTCAAGAAGATGCCATCATGGTCATTAATGAACAAGAGGACTCCAGTGAG TGTTGCTGGAACTGTGGCCGCAAAGCTAGCGAGACATGCAGCGGTTGCAACGCCGCTCGCTACTGTGGGTCTTTCTGCCAGCACAAAGACTGGGAGAGACATCACCTCATCTGCAGCCCAGGACTTCAGGCTCAACCCAAACCGGTTTCTGCAAGCAGAGTGGCTGCCGTGGCTACAGCAGCATCGGCCGCCACCGTCGTGTCTCCTGTTGGTCTGGCTGGGGTCAAAGTTCCCGACAGTGTGCCTTCAGTCTGCAGTCCAGGTGGGGAGAAGGCTTCAGTCGCTTCGCGTTCATCCACTCCCTCCACCCCTGCCTCGGCCCCTGAGACGAACGGACACTAG
- the cbfa2t2 gene encoding protein CBFA2T2 isoform X2 has product MPGSPVDAKTHSRSAPSSSASSTMPPLPSVNPSGPRPASFSTTALTNGNHHSPPTLNAVPSPPQRYSNGPSSSSSSSLANQQLPATCGARQLSKLKRFLTTLQQFGNDISPEIGDSVRSLVLALVNSTVTIEEFHSRLQEATNFPLRPFVIPFLKANLPLLQRELLHCARAAKQTPAQYLSQHEHLLLSTTLASSPDSSELLMEPPEPGTKRHSPSRAKENGFHERPPVAMEPAAKRICTISPAPRHSPAHPLPLTAQLHPTPPPLQHYALDDIAAPHILHREHSQRVLEIRELKDRPRLPGTNGGYREEPVDHRLTDREWADEWRHLDHVLNCIVDMVEKTRRSVSVLRRCQESDREELNYWRRRSSEQEDPRKGGPASAPFSKTHSPHSSESDSQRDFAPRPGSAYVTDEIWRKAEEAVNEVKRQAMEEVQKAVAEAEQKAFEMIAAERAKMEKTLAEAKRKAQEDAIMVINEQEDSSECCWNCGRKASETCSGCNAARYCGSFCQHKDWERHHLICSPGLQAQPKPVSASRVAAVATAASAATVVSPVGLAGVKVPDSVPSVCSPGGEKASVASRSSTPSTPASAPETNGH; this is encoded by the exons ATGCCCGGTTCTCCTGTGGATGCTAAGACTCATTCCAGATCAGCCCCCAGCAGCAGCGCCAGCTCCACTATGCCACCCCTACCTTCTGTCAACCCCAGTGGCCCACGACCGGCCTCTTTTTCCACcacagcat TGACCAATGGGAATCATCATTCCCCACCAACACTGAATGCAGTGCCATCTCCACCACAGCGTTACAGCAATGGAccgtcctcttcctcttcctcatcgCTGGCTAACCAGCAGCTGCCGGCCACCTGTGGGGCACGCCAGCTGAGCAAGCTGAAACGTTTCTTGACCACACTGCAGCAGTTTGGCAACGACATTTCTCCTGAGATTGGAGACAGCGTCCGAAGCCTAGTTCTGGCCCTTGTG AATTCAACAGTTACCATTGAGGAGTTTCACTCACGACTTCAGGAGGCCACCAACTTCCCCTTACGACCCTTTGTTATTCCTTTTCTCAAG GCAAACCTCCCTTTGCTGCAGAGGGAGTTGCTCCACTGTGCACGGGCAGCCAAGCAGACCCCAGCTCAGTACTTGTCCCAGCATGAGCACCTCCTGCTAAGCACCACTCTGGCATCTTCTCCAGACTCCTCTGAGCTGCTGATGGAGCCTCCGGAGCCTGGAACCAAGAGACACAGCCCAAGCAG GGCTAAAGAGAACGGTTTCCATGAACGCCCACCTGTAGCTATGGAGCCTGCCGCAAAGCGGATTTGCACCATTAGCCCAGCTCCCCGACACAGCCCTGCTCACCCATTGCCACTGACTGCCCAGCTTCACCCAACCCCTCCACCCTTGCAGCATTACGCCCTGGATGACATCGCAGCACCTCACATCCTGCACCGTGAGCACAGCCAACGTGTTTTGGAGATCCGCGAACTCAAAGACAGGCCACGACTTCCTG GCACTAATGGGGGCTACCGTGAGGAGCCAGTGGACcacagactgacagacagagagTGGGCTGATGAATGGAGGCATCTGGACCAT GTGTTGAACTGTATTGTGGACATGGTAGAAAAGACACGGCGGTCAGTGAGCGTTCTCAGACGATGCCAGGAGTCAGATCGTGAAGAGCTTAACTACTGGAGACGACGTTCGAGCGAGCAGGAAGACCCGCGCAAAGGCGGACCGGCATCCGCTCCATTCTCCAAGACGCACAGCCCTCACTCTTCAGAGTCGG ACTCTCAGCGTGATTTTGCTCCACGGCCAGGCTCAGCATATGTTACAGATGAAATCTGGAGAAAAGCTG AAGAGGCGGTGAATGAAGTTAAGCGTCAGGCCATGGAAGAGGTTCAGAAAGCTGTAGCAGAGGCTGAGCAGAAAGCATTTGAGATGATTGCTGCTGAGAGGGCCAAGATGGAAAAGACTCTGGCTGAGGCCAAGCGGAAGGCTCAAGAAGATGCCATCATGGTCATTAATGAACAAGAGGACTCCAGTGAG TGTTGCTGGAACTGTGGCCGCAAAGCTAGCGAGACATGCAGCGGTTGCAACGCCGCTCGCTACTGTGGGTCTTTCTGCCAGCACAAAGACTGGGAGAGACATCACCTCATCTGCAGCCCAGGACTTCAGGCTCAACCCAAACCGGTTTCTGCAAGCAGAGTGGCTGCCGTGGCTACAGCAGCATCGGCCGCCACCGTCGTGTCTCCTGTTGGTCTGGCTGGGGTCAAAGTTCCCGACAGTGTGCCTTCAGTCTGCAGTCCAGGTGGGGAGAAGGCTTCAGTCGCTTCGCGTTCATCCACTCCCTCCACCCCTGCCTCGGCCCCTGAGACGAACGGACACTAG